One Pectobacterium polaris DNA window includes the following coding sequences:
- the atpG gene encoding F0F1 ATP synthase subunit gamma, translating into MAGAKEIRSKIASVQNTQKITKAMEMVAASKMRKSQDRMAASRPYAETIRNVIGHLALGNLEYKHPYLEERDVKRVGYLVVSTDRGLCGGLNINLFKKLLADMKSWSDKGVETDLALVGSKAVSFFGSVGGNIVAQVTGMGDNPSVSELIGPVKVMLQAYDEGRLDKLYIVSNKFINTMSQEPLVVQVLPLPPSDDGELKKKAWDYLYEPDPKSLLDTLLRRYVESQVYQGVVENLASEQAARMVAMKAATDNGGSLIKELQLVYNKARQASITQELTEIVGGASAV; encoded by the coding sequence ATGGCCGGCGCAAAAGAGATACGTAGTAAGATCGCAAGCGTCCAAAATACGCAGAAGATCACCAAAGCAATGGAAATGGTCGCCGCTTCCAAAATGCGTAAATCGCAGGATCGTATGGCGGCCAGCCGTCCTTATGCGGAAACCATACGCAATGTGATTGGTCACCTTGCGTTAGGAAATCTGGAATATAAACACCCGTACCTGGAAGAACGCGACGTTAAGCGCGTTGGGTATTTGGTGGTGTCTACTGACCGTGGCCTGTGCGGTGGTTTGAACATTAACCTGTTCAAGAAACTGCTGGCTGATATGAAATCCTGGAGCGACAAAGGCGTTGAAACTGATTTAGCGCTGGTTGGTTCCAAAGCGGTTTCTTTCTTCGGTTCGGTAGGCGGAAACATTGTTGCTCAGGTTACCGGTATGGGGGATAACCCTTCCGTATCAGAATTGATCGGCCCGGTTAAAGTTATGCTGCAAGCCTATGACGAAGGTCGTCTGGACAAGCTGTATATCGTCAGCAACAAGTTTATTAATACCATGTCTCAGGAACCGCTTGTTGTTCAAGTGTTACCGTTACCGCCTTCGGATGACGGTGAGTTGAAGAAGAAAGCCTGGGATTACCTGTATGAACCCGATCCTAAGTCGCTGCTGGATACCCTGCTGCGCCGTTATGTAGAATCTCAGGTTTATCAGGGCGTCGTAGAAAATCTGGCTAGTGAGCAGGCCGCGCGAATGGTTGCGATGAAAGCCGCGACCGATAACGGCGGTAGCCTGATCAAAGAGCTGCAGTTGGTATACAACAAGGCTCGTCAGGCCAGCATCACCCAGGAACTCACCGAAATCGTCGGGGGAGCCTCCGCGGTTTAA
- the atpD gene encoding F0F1 ATP synthase subunit beta — protein sequence MATGKIIQVIGAVVDVEFPQDAVPKVYDALEVENGAEKLVLEVQQQLGGGIVRCIAMGSSDGLRRGLNVNNLDHPIEVPVGKATLGRIMNVLGDPIDMKGDIGEEERWAIHRSAPSYEELSNSQELLETGIKVIDLMCPFAKGGKVGLFGGAGVGKTVNMMELIRNIAIEHSGYSVFAGVGERTREGNDFYHEMTDSNVIDKVSLVYGQMNEPPGNRLRVALTGLTMAEKFRDEGRDVLLFVDNIYRYTLAGTEVSALLGRMPSAVGYQPTLAEEMGVLQERITSTKTGSITSVQAVYVPADDLTDPSPATTFAHLDATVVLSRQIASLGIYPAVDPLDSTSRQLDPLVVGQEHYDVARGVQSILQRYQELKDIIAILGMDELSEEDKLVVSRARKIQRFLSQPFFVAEVFTGSPGKYVSLKDTIRGFKGIMEGEYDHLPEQAFYMVGSIEEVVEKAKKL from the coding sequence ATGGCTACTGGAAAGATTATCCAGGTAATCGGCGCCGTGGTGGACGTCGAGTTCCCGCAAGATGCCGTACCGAAAGTGTACGATGCGCTTGAGGTAGAGAACGGCGCTGAAAAACTGGTGCTGGAAGTGCAGCAGCAGTTGGGCGGCGGCATTGTTCGTTGTATCGCAATGGGTTCTTCTGACGGCCTGCGTCGCGGGTTGAACGTGAATAACCTGGACCACCCGATCGAAGTACCGGTAGGTAAAGCAACGTTGGGTCGTATCATGAACGTATTGGGTGACCCAATCGACATGAAAGGCGACATCGGCGAAGAAGAGCGTTGGGCTATCCACCGTTCAGCTCCGAGCTATGAAGAGCTGTCAAACTCACAGGAACTGCTGGAAACCGGCATCAAGGTTATCGACCTGATGTGTCCGTTTGCCAAGGGCGGTAAAGTGGGTCTGTTCGGTGGTGCGGGCGTAGGTAAAACCGTAAACATGATGGAGTTGATCCGTAACATCGCGATCGAGCACTCCGGTTACTCCGTGTTTGCAGGCGTAGGTGAGCGTACCCGTGAAGGTAACGACTTCTACCACGAAATGACCGACTCCAACGTAATCGATAAAGTATCACTGGTGTATGGCCAGATGAACGAGCCGCCGGGTAACCGTCTGCGCGTAGCATTGACCGGTCTGACCATGGCGGAAAAATTCCGTGATGAAGGCCGTGACGTACTGCTGTTCGTCGATAACATCTACCGTTATACCCTGGCTGGTACGGAAGTATCCGCACTGCTGGGTCGTATGCCTTCTGCGGTAGGTTATCAGCCGACGCTGGCGGAAGAGATGGGCGTTCTGCAAGAACGTATCACCTCAACCAAAACCGGTTCTATCACCTCCGTTCAGGCCGTTTACGTTCCTGCGGATGACTTGACTGACCCGTCACCAGCCACCACCTTTGCTCACTTGGATGCAACCGTGGTACTGAGCCGTCAGATCGCTTCTCTGGGTATCTACCCGGCCGTTGACCCGCTGGATTCCACCAGCCGTCAGCTGGATCCGCTGGTTGTTGGTCAGGAACACTATGATGTTGCTCGTGGCGTGCAGTCTATTCTGCAACGTTACCAGGAACTGAAAGACATCATCGCGATTCTGGGTATGGACGAGCTGTCTGAAGAAGACAAGCTGGTAGTATCCCGTGCGCGTAAGATTCAGCGCTTCCTGTCTCAGCCGTTCTTCGTAGCGGAAGTATTTACCGGTTCTCCGGGCAAATACGTTTCCCTGAAAGACACTATCCGTGGCTTTAAAGGGATTATGGAAGGCGAATACGACCACCTGCCAGAGCAGGCGTTCTACATGGTTGGTTCCATTGAAGAAGTCGTGGAAAAAGCCAAGAAACTGTAA
- a CDS encoding F0F1 ATP synthase subunit epsilon, which produces MAMTYHLDVVSAEQQMFSGLVQKIQVTGSEGELGIYPGHAPLLTAIKPGMIRIVKQHGEEEYIYLSGGVLEVQPNMVTVLSDTAIRGQDLDEARALEAKRKAEDHIRNSHGDVDYAQASAELTKAIAKLRVIELTRKAM; this is translated from the coding sequence ATGGCTATGACTTACCATCTGGATGTCGTGAGTGCAGAACAGCAAATGTTCTCCGGTCTGGTGCAGAAGATCCAGGTAACGGGGAGCGAAGGCGAACTGGGTATTTATCCGGGACATGCCCCTCTGCTCACTGCCATTAAGCCGGGTATGATTCGTATCGTTAAGCAGCACGGTGAAGAAGAGTATATCTATCTTTCTGGCGGCGTCCTTGAGGTGCAGCCGAATATGGTCACCGTACTGTCTGATACCGCTATCCGTGGGCAGGATCTGGATGAAGCACGTGCGCTGGAAGCGAAACGCAAAGCTGAAGATCATATCCGCAATTCGCATGGCGATGTGGATTATGCTCAGGCTTCCGCAGAGCTGACTAAAGCGATTGCGAAGCTGCGAGTTATCGAGCTGACCAGAAAAGCGATGTAA
- the pelX gene encoding pectate disaccharide-lyase PelX — MKRCSSQKCDSLRKHRSSRLAAVALTNALLFSFSTHAATESTPVWHGIAFGQSTDVNFSSNVLPEKIGVNDVTINGKKLAPGDNADLSAPITIESRGGKIANTHDGLTFFYTQLPANVNFTLQSDITVEQFGPENGAKPAAQEGAGILVRDIIGVPRQEPLKEGYEEFPAASNMVMNAIMTQDKKSHTEIKLQAILRNGVTQPWGNAGAKITKTSYQENVNLEQTPTFRLKLERTNDGFITSYAPKGTDNWVSKEVKGADVVTKLDKDHYYVGFFASRNAKITVSNAQLTTTPAQTKASPEFKAKAYDPLLQVMSSPKTTSEHYVVQARANYDGTIAVSQDGKSLGDAKQVKAGETLSLPAKIAANGAEFKIAYQPAEGDDKAVKESTFKVERVAYADAKNLYVSPQGSASNDGSKNAPIDLASAVAALPAGGTIWLNDGDYSATEIPVSASGQQKTVKNLFAVGNKAVIHGLQLKASHWHVKGIEITEKPFRIEGSYNTIERVLAHHADDTGIQVTSTGDVGRPLWASHNLILNSESHSNQDPGKINADGFAVKMRVGEGNVIRGAFSHNNIDDGFDLFNKIEDGANGVVVIENSIAMNNTSNGFKMGGEGQPVAHQVKNSIAVGNKLDGFTDNFNPGALIVEDNIALDNERFNFIFRPSPYSGPEKQGVFKNNVSLKTKAGKYDDAVVGNIDNTNYFIKGDRSVNAQGKEITVNNFVSVAIPETFTRDAKGNLVLGDFLKKK, encoded by the coding sequence ATGAAACGTTGTTCTTCACAAAAATGTGATTCATTACGGAAACACCGTTCTTCACGCCTCGCAGCCGTCGCGTTGACGAATGCATTACTCTTTAGCTTTAGTACACACGCCGCGACAGAATCAACCCCTGTCTGGCACGGCATCGCCTTTGGTCAATCAACAGACGTAAACTTCTCATCCAATGTCCTGCCGGAAAAAATTGGCGTCAACGACGTCACCATTAACGGCAAAAAATTAGCGCCGGGCGATAACGCTGATTTGTCCGCACCTATCACGATCGAAAGCCGTGGCGGAAAGATTGCCAACACCCATGACGGGCTGACGTTCTTCTATACGCAGCTGCCTGCGAATGTGAATTTCACGCTTCAGTCTGATATTACCGTGGAACAGTTTGGGCCAGAAAACGGCGCCAAGCCGGCGGCTCAGGAAGGGGCGGGGATTCTGGTGCGCGACATTATTGGCGTGCCACGTCAGGAACCGCTGAAAGAAGGGTATGAGGAATTCCCTGCGGCATCCAACATGGTCATGAACGCCATCATGACGCAGGATAAGAAGTCTCATACCGAAATCAAGCTGCAGGCTATTTTGCGTAATGGCGTCACACAGCCGTGGGGCAATGCCGGCGCGAAAATTACCAAGACCAGCTACCAGGAAAATGTGAATCTGGAGCAAACGCCAACGTTCCGTCTGAAACTGGAACGTACCAACGACGGCTTTATTACCTCTTATGCACCGAAAGGCACAGATAACTGGGTATCAAAAGAAGTCAAAGGCGCGGACGTCGTCACCAAGCTGGATAAAGACCACTACTACGTCGGTTTCTTTGCTTCCCGTAACGCCAAAATCACCGTCAGCAATGCACAGTTGACTACAACGCCAGCGCAAACCAAAGCCTCACCGGAATTCAAGGCTAAGGCCTATGATCCTTTGCTCCAGGTGATGTCATCGCCTAAAACCACCAGCGAGCACTATGTGGTTCAGGCCAGAGCCAATTACGATGGCACGATCGCGGTTTCACAAGATGGTAAATCTCTGGGTGATGCGAAGCAGGTAAAAGCGGGAGAAACCTTATCTCTGCCAGCGAAAATTGCCGCTAACGGTGCTGAGTTCAAAATTGCCTACCAGCCTGCGGAAGGCGATGATAAAGCAGTAAAAGAGAGCACGTTCAAGGTTGAAAGAGTGGCTTATGCAGACGCTAAAAATCTGTATGTTTCGCCACAAGGTTCAGCCAGCAATGACGGCAGTAAAAATGCACCTATCGATTTAGCCAGCGCCGTCGCCGCTCTGCCAGCTGGTGGCACAATCTGGCTCAACGATGGTGATTACAGCGCAACTGAAATCCCTGTCAGCGCCAGCGGTCAGCAAAAAACCGTTAAGAACCTGTTTGCTGTCGGCAATAAAGCCGTGATTCATGGCCTACAGCTGAAAGCGAGCCATTGGCATGTTAAAGGGATTGAAATCACAGAGAAACCGTTCCGTATCGAAGGAAGCTACAACACCATCGAACGCGTTCTGGCGCACCACGCTGACGATACCGGTATTCAGGTGACCTCGACTGGTGATGTGGGTAGACCACTGTGGGCCAGCCATAACCTGATTCTGAATTCAGAATCTCACAGTAATCAGGATCCAGGCAAAATTAACGCCGACGGCTTCGCAGTGAAAATGCGTGTGGGTGAAGGCAACGTGATTCGCGGCGCGTTCTCACACAACAACATCGATGACGGCTTTGACCTGTTTAACAAAATTGAAGACGGCGCAAACGGCGTTGTGGTGATCGAGAATTCAATTGCCATGAACAACACCAGCAACGGCTTCAAAATGGGTGGCGAAGGCCAGCCAGTGGCGCATCAGGTCAAAAATAGCATTGCTGTGGGCAACAAACTTGATGGTTTCACTGACAACTTCAACCCTGGTGCATTGATCGTTGAAGACAACATCGCGTTAGATAACGAACGCTTTAACTTCATTTTCCGTCCAAGCCCTTACTCTGGCCCGGAAAAACAAGGCGTCTTCAAGAACAACGTTTCGCTGAAAACCAAAGCGGGTAAATATGATGATGCGGTTGTCGGCAATATCGATAACACCAACTATTTCATCAAAGGCGATCGTTCGGTTAACGCGCAAGGTAAGGAAATCACCGTAAATAATTTCGTGTCAGTAGCTATCCCTGAGACGTTTACGCGTGATGCCAAAGGCAATCTGGTACTTGGCGACTTCCTGAAGAAAAAATAA
- the glmU gene encoding bifunctional UDP-N-acetylglucosamine diphosphorylase/glucosamine-1-phosphate N-acetyltransferase GlmU, which translates to MSNSAMSVVILAAGKGTRMYSDLPKVLHKLAGKPMVQHVIDAAMTTGAQHVHLVYGHGGDLLKRELADPALNWVLQAEQLGTGHAMQQAAPHFADDEDILMLYGDVPLISSQTLGRLREAKPQGGIGLLTVKLDDPTGYGRIVRENGAVVGIVEHKDASEEQRQINEINTGILIANGKDLKRWLSQLNNNNAQGEFYITDIIAMAAEEGQRVEAVHPERLSEVEGVNNRLQLSALERVYQREQADKLLLAGVMLLDPARFDLRGELTHGRDVVIDINVVVEGNVKLGNRVKIGAGCVIKNCIIGDDCEISPYSVLEDAMLEAECTVGPFARLRPGSELAEGAHVGNFVELKKARLGKGSKAGHLSYLGDADIGSGVNIGAGTITCNYDGANKHKTIIGDDVFVGSDSQLVAPVSVASGATIGAGTTVTRDVAENELVVGRVKQRHISGWQRPVKKK; encoded by the coding sequence ATGTCAAATAGTGCGATGAGTGTGGTGATCCTTGCTGCGGGTAAAGGAACCCGTATGTATTCCGACCTTCCCAAGGTGTTGCATAAACTGGCGGGTAAGCCGATGGTTCAGCACGTTATTGATGCTGCCATGACAACAGGCGCACAGCACGTTCATCTGGTCTATGGCCACGGCGGCGATTTGCTAAAACGTGAATTGGCCGATCCGGCATTGAACTGGGTATTGCAGGCGGAACAGCTGGGAACCGGGCATGCTATGCAGCAAGCCGCGCCTCATTTTGCTGATGATGAAGATATCTTGATGTTGTATGGCGATGTGCCGCTGATTTCATCGCAAACGCTGGGGCGTTTACGTGAGGCTAAGCCGCAGGGCGGTATCGGCCTGTTGACGGTGAAGCTGGACGATCCGACGGGCTATGGGAGAATTGTGCGTGAAAACGGTGCCGTCGTCGGGATCGTCGAGCACAAAGATGCCAGCGAAGAACAGCGCCAGATTAACGAGATCAATACCGGTATTCTGATCGCGAACGGCAAGGATCTGAAGCGTTGGTTAAGCCAGTTAAATAACAACAACGCACAGGGCGAGTTTTACATCACCGATATTATTGCGATGGCAGCGGAAGAAGGTCAGCGTGTCGAAGCGGTCCATCCCGAGCGACTGAGCGAAGTTGAGGGCGTCAATAACCGTCTGCAACTGTCGGCGCTGGAGCGAGTTTATCAGCGTGAACAGGCAGATAAGCTGCTGCTGGCCGGTGTGATGCTGCTCGATCCGGCACGATTTGATCTACGTGGCGAACTGACTCATGGTCGCGATGTCGTGATTGATATCAATGTGGTCGTAGAAGGTAATGTTAAGCTGGGTAACCGAGTGAAAATCGGTGCTGGCTGCGTGATCAAAAACTGCATCATTGGCGATGACTGTGAGATCAGCCCTTACTCTGTGTTGGAAGACGCGATGTTAGAAGCAGAGTGTACCGTTGGCCCATTTGCCCGCCTGCGTCCAGGCTCTGAACTGGCTGAGGGCGCGCATGTTGGCAACTTTGTCGAACTGAAAAAAGCGCGTTTAGGTAAAGGATCAAAAGCGGGTCACCTTAGCTATTTGGGTGATGCGGATATCGGTTCCGGTGTTAATATTGGCGCGGGAACGATCACCTGTAATTATGACGGCGCGAATAAACATAAAACGATTATTGGTGACGATGTCTTTGTCGGTTCGGATAGTCAACTGGTGGCACCCGTTAGCGTTGCCAGCGGTGCGACTATCGGCGCGGGAACGACGGTGACGCGCGACGTGGCAGAGAATGAGCTGGTGGTCGGTCGCGTGAAACAACGGCATATTTCCGGCTGGCAACGTCCGGTGAAAAAGAAATAA
- the glmS gene encoding glutamine--fructose-6-phosphate transaminase (isomerizing): MCGIVGAVAQRDVAEILLEGLRRLEYRGYDSAGLAVVDSEGNVARLRRLGKVQVLSQAAEEHELHGGTGIAHTRWATHGEPSEENAHPHVSEHITIVHNGIIENHEPLRELLIGRGYRFVSETDTEVVAHLVHFEQQQNGGTLVEIVKRVIPQLRGAYGMVVLDNRDPSVLVAARSGSPLVIGRGVGENFIASDQLALLPVTRRFMFLEEGDIAEITRRDVRVFDKSGQLAAREEIESKVNYDAGDKGAYRHYMQKEIYEQPMAIKNTLEGRFSHGEINLSELGPKADELLAKVEHVQIIACGTSYNSGMVSRYWFEALAGIPCDVEIASEFRYRKPAVRKNSLMITLSQSGETADTLAALRLSKELGYLGSLAICNVAGSSLVRESDLALMTKAGVEIGVASTKAFTTQLTVLLMLVARVGRLRGMDAKIEHEIVHGLQALPARIEQMLSQDKLIEALAEGFSDKHHALFLGRGDQYPIAMEGALKLKEISYIHAEAYAAGELKHGPLALIDADMPVVVVAPNNELLEKLKSNIEEVRARGGELYVFADEDAGFTSSENMKIIPLPHIEEVIAPIFYTVPLQLLSYHVALIKGTDVDQPRNLAKSVTVE; encoded by the coding sequence ATGTGTGGAATTGTAGGCGCAGTTGCGCAACGTGATGTTGCTGAAATTTTGTTGGAAGGTTTACGCCGTCTTGAGTACCGCGGCTATGACTCTGCGGGCCTGGCGGTTGTTGACAGCGAAGGAAATGTCGCCCGTTTGCGCCGTCTGGGGAAAGTGCAGGTGCTGTCTCAGGCAGCCGAAGAGCATGAACTGCACGGCGGTACCGGCATTGCTCATACCCGTTGGGCAACGCACGGCGAACCTTCTGAAGAGAACGCACACCCGCATGTTTCTGAACATATCACTATCGTTCATAACGGCATTATCGAAAACCACGAGCCGCTGCGCGAACTGCTGATCGGTCGCGGCTATCGTTTTGTCTCCGAAACCGATACGGAAGTGGTTGCCCATCTGGTTCATTTCGAACAGCAGCAGAATGGCGGAACGCTGGTTGAAATCGTTAAGCGCGTGATCCCACAGCTGCGCGGTGCGTATGGCATGGTGGTGTTGGATAACCGCGACCCAAGCGTATTGGTTGCCGCACGTTCTGGTAGCCCGCTGGTGATTGGCCGTGGTGTCGGAGAGAACTTCATTGCCTCCGATCAGCTGGCGCTGCTGCCTGTGACGCGTCGCTTTATGTTCCTGGAAGAAGGCGACATCGCAGAAATCACCCGCCGTGATGTGCGCGTGTTTGATAAATCCGGTCAGCTTGCCGCACGCGAAGAAATTGAATCAAAAGTGAATTACGATGCTGGTGACAAAGGCGCGTATCGTCACTACATGCAGAAAGAGATCTACGAACAGCCGATGGCGATCAAGAACACCCTTGAAGGGCGTTTCAGCCACGGCGAGATCAATCTGTCTGAGTTAGGCCCGAAAGCGGATGAGCTGCTGGCGAAGGTTGAACACGTTCAGATTATTGCCTGCGGGACGTCCTACAACTCCGGTATGGTTTCCCGTTACTGGTTTGAAGCACTGGCCGGGATTCCGTGCGACGTGGAGATTGCTTCCGAATTCCGCTATCGCAAGCCTGCCGTGCGTAAGAACAGCCTGATGATTACCCTGTCTCAGTCCGGTGAAACGGCCGATACACTGGCAGCACTGCGTTTGTCCAAAGAACTGGGCTATCTGGGATCGCTGGCTATCTGTAACGTTGCGGGCTCCTCGCTGGTGCGTGAATCCGATCTGGCGCTGATGACCAAAGCAGGTGTAGAGATTGGCGTGGCCTCAACTAAAGCCTTCACTACTCAGCTTACCGTTCTGCTGATGCTGGTGGCGCGTGTTGGCCGCCTGCGCGGTATGGATGCAAAAATTGAGCATGAAATTGTTCATGGTTTGCAGGCGTTGCCAGCGCGTATTGAGCAGATGCTGTCTCAGGACAAGCTGATCGAAGCTCTGGCGGAAGGTTTCTCTGACAAGCACCATGCGCTGTTCCTCGGCCGTGGCGATCAGTACCCGATCGCGATGGAAGGGGCGCTGAAGCTGAAAGAGATCTCTTACATCCACGCGGAAGCCTATGCGGCAGGAGAGCTGAAACACGGCCCGCTGGCGCTGATTGATGCGGATATGCCGGTTGTCGTCGTGGCACCGAACAACGAGCTGTTGGAGAAATTGAAATCCAACATCGAAGAAGTTCGTGCGCGCGGCGGTGAGCTGTATGTCTTCGCTGACGAAGATGCGGGTTTCACCAGCAGCGAAAATATGAAGATTATTCCACTGCCGCATATCGAAGAAGTGATTGCGCCAATCTTCTATACGGTGCCGTTGCAGCTGCTGTCTTATCACGTCGCGCTGATTAAAGGCACCGATGTCGATCAGCCACGTAACCTGGCGAAATCCGTTACGGTAGAGTAA
- a CDS encoding SAM-dependent methyltransferase, translated as MYYGYDKDNVSALDAITEAQRIAFAPMLFQAAINLRNHGILDFLDKRGHQGANLDDIVAITSLNRYAVELLLDVGLSGRIIIQKEETYALAKIGHYLLHDRMTRVNMDFTQDVCYQGMFYLDEALAKNEPSGLKVFGEWPTIYPALSQLPPQAKSSWFAFDHFYSDAAFDAALPHVFQLKPKHLYDVGGNTGKWAMRCYDYDRDVNVTILDLPEQIALATENIAEAGKSDRIQGCAVDMLSDCPLPGEADIWWMSQFLDCFSEEQIVAILRKIAGVMKPDARVCILEIFWDRQRWEAGAFSLNASSLYFTCLANGTSRFYAARRFLPLLEQAGFIVENQIDNIGIGHTLLICKKR; from the coding sequence GTGTATTACGGATATGACAAAGATAATGTCAGCGCGCTGGATGCTATTACCGAAGCGCAGCGAATTGCGTTTGCTCCCATGCTGTTTCAGGCCGCTATCAATCTGCGTAACCACGGTATTTTAGATTTTCTGGATAAGCGCGGTCATCAGGGAGCCAATCTTGATGACATCGTTGCCATTACCTCATTAAATCGTTACGCCGTTGAACTGCTGCTGGATGTCGGGCTGAGTGGCCGCATTATTATCCAGAAAGAGGAAACCTACGCGCTGGCTAAAATTGGTCATTATCTGCTCCATGACCGCATGACGCGCGTCAACATGGATTTTACTCAGGATGTTTGTTATCAGGGAATGTTTTACCTTGATGAGGCGTTGGCAAAAAATGAACCTTCTGGATTAAAAGTCTTTGGTGAGTGGCCGACAATATATCCAGCGTTAAGCCAGCTGCCGCCGCAGGCAAAGTCGAGTTGGTTTGCGTTCGATCATTTCTATTCCGATGCCGCATTTGATGCTGCCTTGCCGCATGTATTCCAGCTAAAGCCAAAACATCTCTACGATGTCGGCGGGAATACCGGTAAATGGGCCATGCGCTGCTATGACTACGATCGTGATGTGAACGTGACGATTTTGGATTTGCCGGAGCAAATTGCGCTGGCGACAGAAAATATTGCAGAAGCAGGGAAATCTGATCGTATTCAGGGCTGTGCTGTCGATATGCTCTCCGATTGCCCGTTGCCAGGTGAAGCGGATATATGGTGGATGAGCCAATTCCTCGACTGTTTTAGCGAAGAACAAATCGTGGCTATCCTGCGTAAAATCGCTGGCGTAATGAAGCCGGATGCCAGGGTCTGCATTTTGGAAATTTTTTGGGATCGTCAACGGTGGGAAGCTGGGGCTTTTAGCCTGAATGCTTCGTCGCTCTACTTTACCTGTCTTGCCAATGGCACCAGCCGTTTCTATGCGGCCAGACGATTTTTACCTTTACTAGAGCAGGCTGGATTTATCGTTGAAAATCAAATCGATAATATTGGTATTGGTCACACGCTGCTGATCTGTAAAAAGCGATAA
- a CDS encoding beta-ketoacyl synthase chain length factor, whose translation MRLAFSIIDWQASAPGLSSADDWLNWSRVSAAINAEQPLDKCRHLPMMMARRLNQGSRLAVDSGLALLRRQSVDAIVFTSRHGELERNLNILKALSENDNISPTDFAMSVHNAAVGSLTITAKAPLVSTSIAAGMDSFQQGLIEAKALQAAGYRNVLLVDFDGAIPDFYHPHVSADMPRYPYAVALLLGEGDDMVCESRPQVESHRGDSPQSLLFLQAFLAEKPIFSLSGERVDWTWERRDV comes from the coding sequence ATGAGATTAGCATTTTCAATCATTGATTGGCAGGCCAGCGCGCCGGGCCTCAGCAGCGCGGACGATTGGCTGAATTGGTCGCGGGTGTCTGCTGCTATCAATGCTGAGCAACCTTTGGATAAATGTCGACATTTACCCATGATGATGGCCCGTCGCCTCAATCAAGGGAGCCGTTTGGCGGTCGATAGTGGGTTAGCGCTACTGCGTCGCCAGTCGGTGGATGCCATTGTCTTCACCTCGCGCCACGGCGAGCTGGAACGCAACCTGAATATCCTGAAGGCGCTGTCAGAAAATGATAATATTTCTCCTACTGATTTTGCGATGTCGGTACACAACGCGGCAGTGGGAAGTCTGACGATTACGGCGAAAGCCCCGCTGGTTTCTACGTCGATTGCCGCAGGAATGGACTCTTTCCAGCAAGGCCTTATCGAAGCGAAGGCATTACAGGCTGCGGGATACCGCAATGTTCTATTGGTTGATTTTGATGGCGCGATCCCTGATTTCTACCACCCACATGTTTCGGCAGATATGCCTCGTTACCCCTACGCCGTCGCCCTATTGCTAGGGGAGGGTGATGACATGGTGTGTGAATCGCGACCTCAGGTGGAATCTCACCGCGGCGATTCACCACAAAGCCTGTTGTTCTTGCAGGCTTTTCTTGCCGAGAAACCGATTTTTTCCCTATCTGGCGAACGCGTTGACTGGACGTGGGAGAGAAGGGATGTCTGA
- a CDS encoding lysophospholipid acyltransferase family protein, producing MSESSLVLRSSTYLNRLWRLMMTGVCFAMFGVGGLLLSLVWFNVLLIQRDTTRRRQLARRSISASFRFFLCSARRLGVLDYHIDGIETLQRDRSCLIVANHPTLIDYVLLASVMPDADCLVKADLQKNLFFRGVIRAADYLLNSQSDALLPDCQRRLDNGDAIIIFPEGTRTRYGEPLVLQRGAANIAVRCGCDLRVVHIRCSQKTLGKQSRWYHIPPEKPCFTVSVRERINNDTFMAPEEARSLAARRLNRLLQQSLTPES from the coding sequence ATGTCTGAGTCATCGCTGGTGCTTCGTTCTTCGACTTATCTGAATCGTTTATGGCGATTAATGATGACCGGCGTGTGTTTTGCCATGTTTGGCGTTGGCGGTTTACTGCTTTCTCTGGTGTGGTTCAATGTGTTGCTGATTCAGCGTGATACCACTCGCCGCCGCCAGTTGGCTCGCCGCAGCATTTCCGCCAGCTTCCGCTTTTTTTTATGCAGTGCCCGCAGATTAGGGGTGCTGGATTACCACATTGACGGCATCGAAACCTTACAGCGCGATCGCAGCTGTTTGATTGTCGCCAACCACCCGACGTTAATTGACTATGTTTTGCTGGCATCCGTCATGCCAGATGCCGACTGTCTGGTGAAGGCTGATTTACAGAAAAACCTGTTTTTCCGCGGCGTCATTCGTGCGGCGGATTACCTGCTTAACAGCCAGTCTGATGCGCTATTGCCGGACTGTCAGCGACGGCTTGATAACGGCGATGCGATCATTATTTTTCCTGAAGGCACACGTACGCGTTATGGCGAACCCCTTGTTCTGCAACGCGGTGCCGCAAATATTGCGGTGCGTTGCGGCTGTGATTTACGGGTCGTGCATATTCGCTGTAGCCAAAAAACATTGGGAAAACAAAGTCGCTGGTATCACATTCCGCCTGAAAAACCGTGTTTCACGGTGAGCGTACGCGAACGCATCAATAACGACACTTTTATGGCGCCTGAAGAGGCGCGATCCTTGGCGGCTCGCCGTTTGAATCGCCTTTTGCAGCAATCTTTAACACCAGAAAGCTGA